The Methyloceanibacter sp. wino2 nucleotide sequence CCCCTAACCCATCCATATTCGTGTGACGTGACGGTTCCCCTGAGTTTCCGCCAAGGCGGGAGTTTAGGAGAGCGGTCGCGGCGAGCTTTGAGAGGACCACATGGCGCAAACGAACGGTCACAAGCGATATCGGAAATTTTTTGGCCACATCACCGAAGTGGCCGAGATGCCGAACCTCATCGAGGTTCAGAAACAGTCCTATGATCAATTCCTCATGGTGGACGAGCCGGAAGGCGGCCGCGAGGACGAGGGGCTGCAGTCCGTATTTCGTTCTGTGTTTCCGATCAAGGACTTCGGCGAGCGTGCTCAGCTTGAGTTCGTGCGTTATGCATTCGAAGCGCCCAAATACGACGTGGACGAGTGCCAGCAGCGCGACATGACCTTCGCGGCGCCGCTGAAGGTCACCTTGCGTCTCATCGTGTTCGATGTGAACGAGGAGACCGGCGCGCGCTCCGTCAAGGACATCAAGGAGCAGGACGTCTATATGGGCGATATGCCGCTGATGACCTCGAACGGTACGTTCGTCATCAACGGCACCGAGCGCGTGATCGTCTCGCAGATGCACCGTTCGCCGGGTGTGTTCTTCGACCACGACCGCGGCAAGACGCACTCCTCGGGCAAGCTGCTGTTCGCGGCGCGTATCATTCCCTATCGCGGCTCCTGGCTCGACTTCGAGTTCGACGCCAAGGACATTGTCTATGTCCGTATCGACCGCCGCCGGAAGCTTCCGGTGACGACGCTGCTCTACGCGCTCGGGCTCGACGACGAGGAAATCCTTTCGACCTTCTACGACCGCATCACGCTGAAGGCGGCCAAAGACGGCTGGAAGATGCCGTTCAATGCGGATCGTATGCGCGGCATCAAGCCGACGACGGACCTCATCGACGCCAAGACCGGCAAGGTGGCCATCGAGGCCGGCCGCAAGATCACGGCGCGCCTGGCGCGGAAGCTCTCCGAGGAAGGCCTGAAAGAGCTGCTCGTCAGCGACGAGGACCTCTATGGCCGCTATCTGGCCGAAGACATCCTCAACCTGGAATCGGGCGAGATCTACGGTGAGGCCGGTGAGGAGATCGACGAGAAGCTGCTGGAGACCCTGAAGGAGCTGAAGCTCAAGGAGATCCCGGTTCTCGACATCGACCACGTCAACGTGGGCGCGTTCATCCGCAACACGTTGGCGATCGACAAGAATTCGAACACGGACGAGGCGCTGCTCGACATCTACCGCGTCATGCGTCCGGGCGAGCCTCCGACGCCGGAAGCCGCGCAGACCCTGTTCAACGGCATCTTTTTCGACGCCGAGCGCTACGACCTGTCGTCCGTCGGCCGTGTGAAGATGAACATGCGCCTCGACCTCGATGCGCCGGACACCATGCGCACGCTGCGCAAGGAGGACATCCTCGCGGTCATCAAGACCCTGGTCGGCCTGCGGGACGGCAAGGGCGAAATCGACGACATCGATCATCTCGGCAACCGGCGCGTGCGCTCGGTGGGTGAGCTGATGGAGAACCAGTACCGTGTCGGCCTGCTGCGCATGGAGCGTGCCATCAAGGAGCGCATGAGCTCTGTCGACATCGATACCGTGATGCCGCAGGACCTCATCAACGCGAAGCCGGCCGCCGCCGCTGTGCGCGAGTTCTTCGGGTCCTCGCAGCTGTCGCAGTTCATGGACCAGACCAACCCGCTATCGGAGATCACCCACAAGCGGCGCCTGTCGGCGCTTGGCCCGGGCGGTCTTACCCGGGAAAGGGCCGGTTTCGAGGTGCGCGACGTGCACCCGACCCATTACGGCCGCATCTGTCCGATTGAGACGCCGGAAGGTCCGAATATTGGTCTCATCAATTCGCTCGCTACCTTCGCGCGGGTGAACAAGTACGGCTTCATCGAGAGCCCGTACCGGCGCGTGGTGAAGAGCAAGGTGACCGACGAGGTGGTCTATCTCTCCGCCATGGAAGAGGCGCGTTACATCATCGCCCAGGCCAACGCGGCGCTGAAGGATGATGGCAGCTTCGTCGAAGATCTCGTCGTCTGCCGTCACGCGGGTGACGTGGAGCTGTATCCGCAGGAGCGGGTCGATCTCATCGACGTGTCGCCCAAGCAGCTCGTGTCCGTCGCCGCGGCGCTCATTCCGTTCCTCGAGAACGACGACGCCAACCGCGCGCTGATGGGTTCGAACATGCAGCGTCA carries:
- the rpoB gene encoding DNA-directed RNA polymerase subunit beta, whose translation is MAQTNGHKRYRKFFGHITEVAEMPNLIEVQKQSYDQFLMVDEPEGGREDEGLQSVFRSVFPIKDFGERAQLEFVRYAFEAPKYDVDECQQRDMTFAAPLKVTLRLIVFDVNEETGARSVKDIKEQDVYMGDMPLMTSNGTFVINGTERVIVSQMHRSPGVFFDHDRGKTHSSGKLLFAARIIPYRGSWLDFEFDAKDIVYVRIDRRRKLPVTTLLYALGLDDEEILSTFYDRITLKAAKDGWKMPFNADRMRGIKPTTDLIDAKTGKVAIEAGRKITARLARKLSEEGLKELLVSDEDLYGRYLAEDILNLESGEIYGEAGEEIDEKLLETLKELKLKEIPVLDIDHVNVGAFIRNTLAIDKNSNTDEALLDIYRVMRPGEPPTPEAAQTLFNGIFFDAERYDLSSVGRVKMNMRLDLDAPDTMRTLRKEDILAVIKTLVGLRDGKGEIDDIDHLGNRRVRSVGELMENQYRVGLLRMERAIKERMSSVDIDTVMPQDLINAKPAAAAVREFFGSSQLSQFMDQTNPLSEITHKRRLSALGPGGLTRERAGFEVRDVHPTHYGRICPIETPEGPNIGLINSLATFARVNKYGFIESPYRRVVKSKVTDEVVYLSAMEEARYIIAQANAALKDDGSFVEDLVVCRHAGDVELYPQERVDLIDVSPKQLVSVAAALIPFLENDDANRALMGSNMQRQAVPLLMAEAPLVGTGMESVVARDSGAAISARRTGVVDQVDATRIVIRATEETDPSKSGVDIYNLRKFQRSNQNTCINQRPLVRVGDAIQAGEIIADGPSTDLGELALGKNVLVAFMPWMGYNFEDSILISERVVRDDVFTSIHIEEFEVMARDTKLGPEEITRDIPNVSEEALKNLDEAGIVYIGAEVQPGDILVGKITPKGESPMTPEEKLLRAIFGEKASDVRDTSLKLPPGVAGTVVEVRVFNRHGIEKDERAMAIEREEIERLAKDRDDEMAILDRNVFARLRDVLLHKVAAKGPKSVKKDAKITEAMLDEMPRSQWWEIALKNEKAMSEVEAIGRQYDDAKKRLEQRFVDKVDKLQRGDELPPGVMKMVKVFVAVKRKIQPGDKMAGRHGNKGVISQIVPVEDMPYLEDGQAVDIVLNPLGVPSRMNVGQILETHLGWACRGLGKKIGEALEEYHESNKTKPVKDLLKTIYGSDKAVAALADDKLIEVGQDLTRGVPVATPVFDGAHEADVSDLLEVAGYDPSGQVTLYDGRSGEPFERKVTVGYIYMLKLHHLVDDKIHARSIGPYSLVTQQPLGGKAQFGGQRFGEMEVWALEAYGAAYTLQEMLTVKSDDVAGRTKVYEAIVRGDDTFEAGIPESFNVLVKEMRALGLNVELVQPKPDEVQPHAMQLPKPAAE